A single region of the Variovorax paradoxus genome encodes:
- the fghA gene encoding S-formylglutathione hydrolase, translating to MTDIFKTLSEHHVFGGVQSFHEHASHEIGLPMRFSVYLPPQAAHERVPALLYLAGLTCNEETFAVKAGAQRIAASLGLALIAPDTSPRGSAVGGLPGATANWDFGIGAGFYLDATEAPWSAHWRMESWIVHELLPFVAKHFAVDDQRLGIFGHSMGGHGALTLAMRHPGRFKSLSAFAPICAPTQCPWGEKAFSGYLGEPGGDRAQWLAHDASALMKSQTAAPYPQGILIDQGLADKFLAEQLYPEAFEAACFAAGQPLTLRRHAGYDHGYYFIQTFMADHLAHHAQTLRG from the coding sequence ATGACCGACATCTTCAAGACCCTTTCCGAGCACCATGTCTTCGGCGGCGTGCAGAGCTTTCATGAACATGCCTCGCACGAAATCGGCTTGCCGATGCGCTTTTCGGTCTACCTGCCGCCACAAGCAGCGCACGAGCGAGTGCCGGCCCTGCTCTACCTTGCAGGGCTGACCTGCAACGAAGAAACCTTTGCAGTCAAGGCCGGCGCGCAACGCATTGCGGCCAGCCTGGGCCTGGCGCTGATCGCGCCCGACACCAGTCCGCGCGGAAGTGCCGTGGGAGGCCTGCCCGGCGCCACCGCCAACTGGGACTTCGGCATTGGCGCGGGCTTCTACCTAGACGCCACCGAGGCCCCGTGGTCGGCCCACTGGCGCATGGAAAGCTGGATCGTGCACGAGCTGCTGCCCTTCGTGGCAAAGCACTTCGCGGTCGACGACCAGCGCCTTGGCATCTTCGGCCATTCGATGGGCGGCCACGGCGCGCTCACGCTCGCAATGCGGCACCCGGGGCGCTTCAAGTCGCTGTCGGCATTTGCGCCCATCTGCGCGCCCACGCAGTGCCCTTGGGGCGAGAAGGCGTTCAGCGGCTACCTGGGAGAGCCCGGCGGCGACCGCGCGCAATGGCTTGCGCACGACGCCAGCGCGCTCATGAAATCGCAGACCGCTGCGCCCTATCCGCAGGGCATATTGATCGACCAGGGACTGGCCGACAAATTCCTTGCCGAGCAGCTGTACCCGGAAGCCTTCGAAGCCGCCTGCTTTGCCGCGGGCCAGCCGCTCACGCTGCGCCGCCACGCGGGGTATGACCACGGCTACTACTTCATCCAGACCTTCATGGCGGACCACCTCGCCCACCACGCCCAAACCTTGCGTGGCTGA
- a CDS encoding alpha/beta fold hydrolase, with product MNRMEPLRKIEAGVLEIACYEAGPADGPPVLLMHGFPYDIHTYAEVAPMLADKGCRVIVPYLRGYGGTRFLSDATPRSGEQAALGADLLALLDALGIQRAVLAGYDWGGRAACVVAALWPERCAGLVSFNSYNIQDIAKAMEPDTPANEHSLWYQYYFHSDRGRAGLAKDRKALTRLLWQLWSPTWKFDDATFERSAAAFDHPDFVDVVIHSYRHRFGLVAGDPAYADIERRLAAQPAISVPTITFDGLDDGVRPPAEASAHAHRFSGPRSHRLVPGVGHNMPQEAPRTFADAVLELVPALRPNNNS from the coding sequence ATGAACCGCATGGAGCCCTTGCGCAAGATCGAGGCGGGCGTTCTCGAAATCGCCTGCTACGAAGCCGGGCCTGCCGACGGCCCGCCCGTGCTGCTGATGCACGGCTTTCCCTACGACATCCATACCTACGCCGAAGTGGCGCCGATGCTCGCCGACAAGGGTTGCCGCGTCATCGTGCCTTATCTGCGCGGCTACGGCGGCACGCGCTTCCTGAGCGATGCCACGCCGCGCTCCGGCGAACAGGCCGCACTCGGAGCCGACCTGCTTGCGCTGCTCGACGCACTCGGCATCCAGCGCGCGGTGCTTGCCGGCTACGACTGGGGCGGTCGCGCCGCGTGCGTGGTGGCGGCACTCTGGCCCGAGCGTTGCGCGGGGCTCGTCTCGTTCAACAGCTACAACATCCAGGACATCGCCAAGGCGATGGAGCCCGACACGCCCGCGAACGAGCACAGCCTCTGGTACCAGTACTACTTTCACAGCGATCGCGGCCGCGCCGGCTTGGCAAAGGACCGCAAGGCACTCACACGCTTGCTGTGGCAGCTCTGGTCGCCAACATGGAAGTTCGACGACGCCACCTTCGAGCGCAGCGCGGCAGCCTTCGACCATCCGGACTTCGTCGATGTGGTGATCCATTCGTACCGCCACCGCTTCGGGCTGGTGGCGGGCGATCCGGCTTACGCCGACATCGAACGCCGCCTGGCCGCGCAGCCTGCGATATCGGTGCCCACCATCACCTTCGACGGCCTGGACGATGGCGTGCGTCCGCCCGCCGAAGCCTCTGCCCACGCGCACCGCTTCAGCGGACCGCGCTCGCACCGGCTGGTGCCCGGCGTGGGCCACAACATGCCGCAAGAGGCGCCGCGCACCTTTGCCGACGCCGTGCTCGAACTCGTGCCTGCACTACGGCCTAACAACAACTCCTGA
- a CDS encoding S-(hydroxymethyl)glutathione dehydrogenase/class III alcohol dehydrogenase — protein MKTKAAVAWKSGDPLTIETVDLEGPKFGEVLVEIKATGICHTDYYTLSGADPEGIFPAILGHEGAGIVVDVGPGVTTLKKGDHVIPLYTPECRQCKFCLSRKTNLCQLIRGTQGKGLMPDATSRFSLDGKPIFHYMGTSTFSNYTVAPEISLAKIREDAPFDKVCYIGCGVTTGIGAVIFTAKVEAGANVVVFGLGGIGLNVIQGAKMVGADKIIGVDLNPEREAMARKFGMTHFINPKDTENVVDAIVQLTDGGADYSFECIGNTKVMRQALECTHKGWGRSIIIGVAEAGAEISTRPFQLVTGRKWEGSAFGGARGRTDVPKIVDWYMEGKINIDDLITHTMPLEDINKGFDLMKRGESIRGVVLY, from the coding sequence ATGAAAACAAAAGCTGCCGTCGCCTGGAAATCCGGAGACCCCCTCACCATCGAAACCGTCGACCTCGAGGGCCCGAAGTTCGGCGAGGTGCTGGTCGAGATCAAGGCCACCGGCATCTGCCACACCGACTACTACACGCTCTCCGGCGCCGACCCGGAAGGCATCTTCCCGGCCATCCTCGGCCATGAAGGCGCGGGCATCGTGGTCGACGTGGGCCCCGGCGTCACCACGCTGAAAAAGGGCGATCACGTCATTCCGCTCTACACGCCCGAGTGCCGCCAGTGCAAGTTCTGCCTGTCGCGCAAGACCAATCTTTGCCAGCTGATCCGCGGCACGCAAGGCAAGGGCCTGATGCCCGATGCCACCTCGCGCTTCAGCCTCGACGGCAAGCCGATCTTTCACTACATGGGCACGTCGACCTTCAGCAACTACACGGTCGCGCCCGAGATTTCGCTCGCCAAGATCCGCGAAGACGCGCCGTTCGACAAGGTCTGCTATATCGGCTGCGGCGTGACCACCGGCATTGGCGCGGTGATCTTCACGGCCAAGGTGGAAGCTGGCGCCAACGTGGTGGTGTTTGGCTTGGGCGGCATCGGCCTGAACGTGATCCAGGGCGCCAAGATGGTGGGCGCCGACAAGATCATCGGCGTCGACCTGAACCCCGAGCGCGAAGCCATGGCGCGCAAGTTCGGCATGACGCATTTCATCAACCCGAAAGACACCGAGAACGTGGTCGATGCCATCGTGCAGCTGACCGACGGGGGCGCCGACTACAGCTTCGAGTGCATCGGCAACACCAAGGTGATGCGCCAGGCGCTCGAATGCACGCACAAGGGTTGGGGCCGCAGCATCATCATCGGCGTGGCCGAGGCGGGTGCGGAGATCAGCACGCGGCCGTTCCAGCTGGTCACCGGCCGCAAATGGGAAGGCTCGGCCTTCGGCGGCGCGCGCGGCCGCACCGACGTGCCGAAAATCGTCGACTGGTACATGGAAGGCAAGATCAACATCGACGACCTGATCACCCACACCATGCCGCTCGAAGACATCAACAAAGGCTTCGACCTGATGAAGCGCGGCGAGTCGATCCGCGGCGTGGTGCTTTACTAG
- a CDS encoding glutathione S-transferase family protein has protein sequence MIKLYDYALSGNCFKVRQMLAWLGLGYQSVPVDFHPGREHKSAAFLAQINPLGQIPVIDDNGFVLRDAQAILVYLASKYDPQGRWYPDDPQLRGQVAMWFATAEEITRTASAARLHDAFGYENPDIDACRRGAHAVFRMLDDHLAERACEGRQWLVGQHATVADLACFPYVALAGEGGIPMDEYPALRSWVWDFRHLPDFIGMSGIFPAGPT, from the coding sequence ATGATCAAGCTCTACGACTACGCCCTTTCCGGCAACTGCTTCAAGGTGCGGCAGATGCTGGCCTGGCTGGGCCTCGGTTACCAGAGCGTCCCGGTCGACTTTCACCCCGGCCGCGAGCACAAGTCGGCTGCGTTTCTGGCGCAGATCAATCCGCTCGGGCAGATCCCGGTGATCGACGACAACGGCTTTGTGCTGCGCGACGCGCAGGCCATCCTCGTCTATCTTGCGAGCAAGTACGACCCGCAAGGCCGCTGGTACCCGGACGATCCGCAGCTGCGCGGCCAGGTTGCGATGTGGTTCGCCACCGCCGAAGAAATCACCCGCACCGCATCGGCGGCCCGGCTGCACGATGCATTCGGCTATGAAAATCCCGACATCGACGCCTGCCGGCGCGGCGCGCATGCGGTCTTTCGTATGCTGGACGACCACCTGGCCGAGCGCGCCTGCGAAGGCCGGCAATGGCTGGTCGGGCAACACGCGACGGTGGCCGACCTGGCCTGCTTTCCTTATGTGGCGCTGGCAGGCGAAGGCGGCATTCCGATGGACGAATACCCCGCACTGCGAAGCTGGGTGTGGGACTTTCGCCATCTGCCCGATTTCATCGGAATGTCGGGTATTTTCCCTGCCGGCCCGACCTGA
- a CDS encoding aromatic ring-hydroxylating oxygenase subunit alpha, translating into MPFITDDPNMLDDWLVVGPSAALAGSSDARPRTARLLGETLHVWSDAASAPQCRLGAQSLAIQSRYGYLWVCPSGNPARPLFDFPEYGEAGRRMVDCGSIGVAVSGLRVIENFLDMAHFPFVHAGFLGKVPHTEVARYQVQVDPATQEIWATDCRFWQPRASAAHDSGAEVTYKYRVMQPLTAMLYKSSHRAGELDAIALFLQPLDDERVIAHTLLACYDDTSTNAELIAFQQTIFGQDKPILENHAFKRMPLEGRAETPTRGDTTSVTYRRWLRERGMRFGVRQAA; encoded by the coding sequence ATGCCCTTCATCACAGACGATCCCAACATGCTCGACGACTGGCTGGTCGTCGGCCCCTCGGCTGCGCTCGCCGGCAGCTCCGATGCACGGCCCCGCACGGCTCGCCTGCTCGGCGAAACACTGCACGTGTGGAGCGATGCGGCCAGTGCACCGCAGTGCCGGCTCGGCGCGCAGTCGCTGGCCATCCAGTCGCGCTACGGCTATCTCTGGGTCTGCCCCAGCGGCAATCCGGCACGGCCCTTGTTCGACTTTCCCGAATATGGCGAAGCTGGGCGCCGCATGGTCGACTGCGGCAGCATCGGCGTGGCTGTATCGGGCTTGCGCGTGATCGAGAACTTCCTGGACATGGCGCACTTCCCCTTCGTGCACGCCGGCTTCCTGGGCAAGGTGCCGCACACCGAAGTGGCAAGGTACCAGGTGCAGGTCGACCCGGCGACCCAAGAAATCTGGGCCACCGATTGCCGCTTCTGGCAACCCCGCGCCTCGGCCGCCCACGACAGCGGCGCCGAGGTGACGTACAAATACCGCGTCATGCAGCCGCTCACGGCCATGCTCTACAAGTCGAGCCACCGCGCCGGTGAGCTCGACGCCATCGCGTTGTTCCTGCAGCCGCTCGACGACGAGCGCGTGATCGCCCACACACTGCTCGCCTGCTACGACGACACCTCAACGAACGCCGAGCTCATCGCATTCCAGCAAACGATCTTCGGACAGGACAAGCCGATTCTCGAGAACCATGCCTTCAAGCGCATGCCGCTAGAAGGCCGCGCCGAAACGCCAACGCGCGGCGACACGACCTCCGTCACCTATCGCCGTTGGCTGCGCGAGCGCGGCATGCGTTTTGGCGTGAGGCAAGCCGCATGA
- a CDS encoding Rieske 2Fe-2S domain-containing protein — MMSADSISAWHPVARSADVRPGANIVAGFAQGQELALWRSADGAPQAWENRCPHRSVRFTLGQVVENRLSCAYHGWQYAAGSGQCMSIPAHPDMPPPGSLCAKVFSAADAAGMLWVNLAGETIQAQPQDDIVPAGWAFCRTLAVRADAASVRDALVRRGFATDRATAAWRGPLGQSGTVALVLDAQPQLAFIHLWTDAAPGTAAMKTLHIAARTLRSEIEERRRPQQAA, encoded by the coding sequence ATGATGAGCGCAGACAGCATTTCAGCCTGGCACCCGGTCGCCCGTTCGGCCGATGTGCGCCCCGGGGCCAACATCGTCGCGGGCTTTGCCCAAGGGCAGGAGCTTGCGCTCTGGCGTTCGGCCGACGGTGCACCCCAGGCGTGGGAGAACCGCTGCCCCCACCGCAGCGTGCGCTTCACCCTCGGCCAGGTGGTCGAAAACCGCCTCTCTTGCGCGTATCACGGCTGGCAGTATGCGGCCGGAAGCGGCCAGTGCATGAGCATCCCCGCGCATCCCGATATGCCGCCGCCAGGCAGCCTGTGCGCCAAGGTGTTCAGCGCCGCGGACGCGGCAGGCATGCTGTGGGTGAACCTCGCCGGCGAGACCATACAAGCCCAGCCGCAAGACGACATCGTGCCTGCCGGATGGGCTTTCTGCCGCACGCTCGCCGTGCGCGCCGATGCGGCAAGCGTGCGCGATGCGCTCGTCCGGCGCGGCTTCGCGACCGATAGGGCAACAGCGGCATGGCGCGGCCCGCTCGGGCAGTCCGGCACGGTGGCCCTGGTGCTCGATGCGCAACCGCAGTTGGCCTTCATCCACCTATGGACAGATGCCGCGCCCGGCACCGCCGCAATGAAGACACTGCACATCGCCGCGCGCACCCTGCGCAGCGAGATCGAAGAACGTCGCCGGCCACAGCAGGCAGCCTGA
- the aroQ gene encoding type II 3-dehydroquinate dehydratase, giving the protein MKKILVLNGPNLNLLGTREPEQYGRDTLADVERLCKDAGAAHGVEIECRQSNHEGVLIDWIHEAGREVAAGNMLGVVMNPGAYTHTSIALHDAIKGASVPLIELHISNVHAREEFRHRSYISPAARGIIVGLGVKGYALAIAALLP; this is encoded by the coding sequence ATGAAGAAAATACTCGTCCTCAACGGCCCCAACCTCAACCTGCTTGGCACGCGCGAGCCCGAGCAATACGGACGCGACACGCTGGCCGATGTGGAGCGCCTGTGCAAGGACGCCGGCGCCGCGCATGGCGTGGAGATCGAGTGCCGCCAGTCGAACCACGAGGGCGTGCTGATCGACTGGATCCATGAGGCCGGCCGCGAGGTGGCCGCGGGCAACATGCTGGGCGTGGTGATGAACCCCGGCGCCTACACCCACACATCGATCGCGCTGCACGACGCCATCAAGGGCGCGAGCGTGCCGTTGATCGAACTGCACATCTCGAACGTGCACGCGCGCGAGGAGTTTCGCCACCGCTCGTACATTTCGCCGGCGGCGCGCGGCATCATCGTCGGCCTTGGCGTAAAGGGCTACGCACTGGCCATCGCGGCCCTGTTGCCCTGA
- a CDS encoding SpoVR family protein has translation MTFDHPPLERVNPTGRLERLPSPSDWTFDLIETYHTEIAKTAKGFGLDVYPNQLEVITAEQMMDAYASVGMPMIYRHWSYGKQFIATEKNYRRGHMGLAYEIVINSDPCIAYLMEENTMAMQALVIAHAAYGHNSFFKGNYLFRMWTDASSIIDYLVYARHYIAECEERHGLDAVEQLLDSCHALMNYGVDRYRRPQKRSLAQEGTQRAERERYMQQQVNDLWRTLPRRSEQATESDSSRRFPSEPQENLLYFIEKNAALLEPWQREVVRIVRKIAQYFYPQRQTQVMNEGWATFWHYTLLNTMYDRGQLADGFMMEWLSSHTGVIFQPPVGHRAYSGINPYALGFAMFTELRRICEKPNEEDRRWFPDFAGTDWVKTLDYAMRNFKDESFIGQFLSPKTMRDFRLFAIRDHQSEPELEVSAIHDDSGYHALRESLSRQYDISSREPDIQVWNVNMRGDRALTLRHTQRNNLPLHDDAEEVLKHVARLWGFDVHLESVDAQGHISRSWKAAAPRQID, from the coding sequence ATGACTTTCGACCACCCTCCCCTCGAGCGCGTGAACCCCACGGGCCGCCTGGAGCGCCTGCCCAGCCCGTCGGACTGGACCTTCGACCTCATCGAGACCTACCACACCGAGATCGCGAAAACGGCCAAGGGCTTCGGGCTGGACGTGTACCCCAACCAGCTCGAGGTGATCACCGCCGAGCAGATGATGGATGCCTACGCCAGTGTCGGCATGCCCATGATCTACCGCCACTGGTCGTATGGCAAGCAGTTCATCGCCACTGAAAAGAACTACCGCCGCGGCCACATGGGGCTGGCCTACGAGATCGTCATCAACTCCGATCCCTGCATTGCCTACCTGATGGAAGAAAACACCATGGCCATGCAGGCCCTGGTGATTGCGCATGCGGCCTACGGCCACAACAGCTTTTTCAAAGGCAACTACCTGTTCCGGATGTGGACCGACGCGTCGTCGATCATCGACTACCTTGTGTACGCGCGGCACTACATCGCCGAATGCGAAGAGCGCCATGGCCTCGATGCGGTGGAGCAGTTGCTCGACTCCTGCCATGCGCTGATGAACTACGGCGTCGACCGCTATCGCCGTCCGCAGAAGCGGTCTCTGGCGCAAGAGGGTACGCAGCGCGCCGAGCGCGAACGCTACATGCAGCAGCAGGTGAACGATCTGTGGCGCACCCTGCCTCGCCGCAGTGAACAGGCCACCGAATCCGACTCATCCCGCCGCTTTCCGTCGGAGCCACAGGAGAACCTGCTCTACTTCATCGAGAAGAATGCGGCGCTGCTCGAACCCTGGCAGCGCGAGGTGGTGCGCATCGTGCGCAAGATCGCCCAGTACTTCTACCCCCAGCGCCAGACGCAGGTCATGAACGAAGGCTGGGCCACCTTCTGGCACTACACCCTGCTCAACACCATGTACGACCGCGGCCAGCTCGCCGACGGCTTCATGATGGAATGGCTCAGCTCGCACACGGGCGTGATCTTCCAGCCGCCGGTGGGGCACCGCGCCTACAGCGGCATCAACCCTTACGCGCTGGGCTTTGCCATGTTCACCGAACTGCGGCGCATCTGCGAAAAGCCGAACGAGGAAGACAGGCGCTGGTTCCCCGACTTTGCAGGCACCGACTGGGTCAAGACGCTCGACTATGCAATGCGCAACTTCAAGGACGAGAGCTTCATCGGACAGTTCCTGAGCCCGAAGACGATGCGTGATTTCAGGCTGTTCGCGATCCGCGACCACCAGAGCGAGCCCGAGCTCGAGGTGTCCGCGATTCACGACGACAGCGGCTATCACGCGCTGCGCGAATCGCTGTCACGCCAGTACGACATCAGCAGCAGGGAACCCGACATCCAGGTGTGGAACGTCAACATGCGAGGCGACCGCGCCCTGACGCTGCGCCACACGCAGCGCAACAACCTGCCGCTGCACGACGATGCGGAAGAAGTGCTGAAGCACGTCGCCCGGCTGTGGGGCTTTGACGTTCACCTGGAGAGCGTCGACGCCCAAGGCCACATCAGCCGCAGCTGGAAGGCCGCGGCTCCAAGGCAGATCGACTGA
- a CDS encoding YeaH/YhbH family protein, translating into MAILQQIIDRRLSGKNKSIGNRERFLRRYKGQIQEAVRRAVSGRNIRELEQGEDVTLPRHDVSEPVFGHARGGDREYVHPGNQEYLKGDRIARPEGQAGGGSGSGEAGDGGEGEDDFVFRLTREEFMRVFFDDLALPHLIRTQIAEVPEWKSHRAGFTNDGTPNNLHVVRSMRGALARRIALGGEPRKELRRLEAHLLHLKQHPQAEQPFIQKEIRETEEHIEELRRTARHVPYIDPIDLRYRNRVKTPVPSAKAVMFCLMDVSGSMDEARKDMAKRFFMLLYLFLTRHYERIDLVFLRHHTQAQEVNEEEFFHATETGGTVVSSALVLMDEIIKARYPSGEWNVYGAQASDGDNWHQDSGRCRELLVDHILPVVRYYAYVQVAETEQNLWQEYAQLEGIQPNFAMRKVSDASDIYPVFRDLFKKEGVPA; encoded by the coding sequence GTGGCCATCCTGCAGCAGATCATCGACCGCCGGCTCTCGGGCAAGAACAAATCCATCGGCAACCGGGAGCGCTTCCTTCGGCGCTACAAAGGCCAAATCCAGGAGGCCGTGCGGCGCGCGGTCAGCGGGCGCAACATCCGCGAACTGGAGCAAGGCGAAGATGTCACCCTGCCGCGCCACGATGTGTCCGAACCGGTGTTCGGCCACGCGCGCGGCGGCGACCGCGAATACGTGCACCCGGGCAACCAGGAGTACCTGAAGGGCGATCGCATCGCGCGGCCTGAGGGCCAGGCCGGCGGCGGCTCGGGAAGCGGCGAGGCCGGCGACGGCGGCGAAGGCGAAGACGACTTCGTGTTCCGCCTCACACGCGAGGAGTTCATGCGCGTGTTCTTCGACGACCTTGCGCTGCCGCACCTCATTCGCACGCAGATTGCCGAAGTGCCGGAATGGAAGAGCCACCGCGCCGGCTTCACGAACGACGGCACGCCCAACAACCTGCACGTGGTGCGCTCGATGCGCGGTGCCCTCGCGCGGCGCATTGCCCTCGGCGGCGAGCCGCGCAAGGAACTGCGGCGCCTGGAGGCGCACCTGCTGCACCTGAAACAGCATCCGCAGGCGGAGCAGCCTTTCATCCAGAAAGAGATCCGCGAGACTGAAGAGCACATTGAAGAGTTGCGCAGAACCGCGCGGCACGTGCCCTACATCGACCCCATCGACCTGCGCTACCGCAACCGCGTGAAGACCCCGGTGCCCAGCGCCAAGGCGGTGATGTTCTGCCTGATGGACGTTTCAGGTTCCATGGACGAAGCGCGCAAGGACATGGCCAAGCGCTTCTTCATGCTGCTGTATCTGTTTCTCACGCGGCACTATGAACGCATCGACCTCGTGTTCCTGCGCCACCACACGCAGGCACAGGAAGTGAACGAAGAAGAATTCTTCCATGCCACGGAAACCGGCGGCACCGTCGTGTCGAGCGCGCTGGTCTTGATGGACGAGATCATCAAGGCCCGCTACCCCAGCGGCGAATGGAACGTGTACGGCGCGCAGGCGAGCGACGGTGACAACTGGCACCAGGACAGCGGACGCTGCCGCGAGCTGCTGGTCGACCATATCCTTCCGGTGGTGCGCTACTACGCCTACGTGCAGGTGGCCGAAACCGAGCAGAACCTGTGGCAGGAATACGCGCAGTTGGAGGGCATACAGCCCAACTTCGCGATGCGCAAGGTATCGGACGCGAGCGACATCTACCCCGTGTTCCGCGACCTCTTCAAGAAGGAAGGGGTGCCCGCATGA
- a CDS encoding PrkA family serine protein kinase codes for MDVISNFAARYERTREEVLSLQDYLDICKRDPTAYATASERMLKAIGEPELVDTRNDPRLSRIFANKVIKIYPAFKEFYGMEDAIEQVVSYFRHAAQGLEEKKQILYLLGPVGGGKSSIAERLKQLMEHVPFYAIQGSPVNETPLGLFDAVEDGEILEKEYGIPRRYLNRILSPWAVKRLEEYGGDIRQFKVVKRYPSVLRQIAVAKTEPGDENNQDISSLVGKIDIRKLETYAQDDPDAYAYSGGLCLANQGLLEFVEMFKAPIKVLHPLLTATQEGNFKGTEGFGAIPFDGIVLAHSNESEWKAFRNNKNNEAFLDRIYIVKIPYCLRASEEIKIYEKLVRNSSLAKAPCAPGTLRMMAQLSVLTRLKEPENSSIYSKMQVYDGENLKDTDPKAKSIQEYRDYAGVDEGMSGVSTRFAFKIISKVFNFDSSEVAANPVHLMYVLEQQIEREQFPPETEQKYISYIKELLAPRYAEFIGKEIQTAYLESYSEYGQNIFDRYVTYADYWIQDQEFRDVDTGEVFDRAALNAELEKIERPAGIGNPKDFRNEIVNFVLRARAGNAGRNPAWTSYEKLRAVIEKKMFSNTEELLPVISFNTKSSADEQKKHEDFVTRMVEKGYTAKQVRLLCEWYLRVRKSS; via the coding sequence ATGGATGTGATCAGCAACTTTGCCGCCCGCTACGAGCGCACCCGCGAGGAAGTCCTCTCGCTGCAGGACTACCTGGATATTTGCAAACGCGATCCCACAGCGTATGCCACTGCGTCCGAGCGGATGCTCAAGGCGATCGGCGAACCCGAGCTGGTCGACACGCGCAACGATCCCAGGCTTTCGCGAATCTTCGCGAACAAGGTCATCAAGATCTACCCCGCGTTCAAGGAGTTCTACGGCATGGAGGACGCCATCGAGCAGGTGGTGTCGTACTTCAGGCATGCCGCACAGGGCCTCGAGGAAAAGAAGCAGATCCTCTACCTGCTGGGCCCCGTTGGCGGCGGCAAGAGCTCGATTGCCGAGCGTCTGAAGCAGCTCATGGAGCACGTGCCCTTCTATGCCATCCAGGGTTCGCCGGTCAACGAAACGCCGCTCGGCCTTTTCGACGCGGTAGAAGACGGCGAGATCCTTGAAAAGGAATACGGCATTCCGCGCCGCTACCTGAACCGCATCCTCTCGCCGTGGGCCGTCAAGCGCCTCGAAGAGTACGGCGGCGACATCCGCCAGTTCAAGGTGGTCAAGCGCTACCCTTCCGTGCTGCGCCAGATTGCAGTGGCCAAGACCGAGCCCGGCGACGAGAACAACCAGGACATCTCCTCACTGGTCGGCAAGATCGACATCCGCAAGCTCGAAACCTACGCCCAGGACGACCCCGACGCCTACGCCTACTCGGGCGGCCTGTGCCTGGCCAACCAGGGCCTGCTCGAATTCGTGGAAATGTTCAAGGCACCCATCAAGGTGCTGCACCCGCTGCTCACCGCCACGCAGGAAGGCAACTTCAAGGGCACCGAAGGGTTCGGCGCCATTCCGTTCGACGGCATCGTGCTGGCGCACAGCAACGAGAGCGAATGGAAAGCCTTCCGCAACAACAAGAACAACGAGGCTTTTCTCGACCGGATCTACATCGTCAAGATTCCCTACTGCCTGCGCGCCTCGGAAGAAATCAAGATCTACGAGAAGCTGGTTCGCAACTCATCCTTGGCCAAGGCGCCCTGCGCTCCCGGCACGCTGCGCATGATGGCCCAGCTCTCGGTGCTCACGCGGCTGAAGGAACCCGAAAACTCCAGCATCTACAGCAAGATGCAGGTGTACGACGGCGAGAACCTCAAGGACACCGATCCCAAGGCCAAGTCGATCCAGGAATACCGCGACTACGCCGGGGTTGATGAAGGCATGAGCGGTGTCTCGACCCGCTTTGCGTTCAAGATCATCTCCAAGGTCTTCAACTTCGACAGTTCCGAGGTGGCCGCCAACCCGGTGCACCTGATGTATGTGCTCGAGCAGCAGATCGAACGTGAGCAGTTTCCGCCGGAAACAGAACAGAAGTACATCAGCTACATCAAGGAGCTGCTGGCGCCGCGCTATGCCGAGTTCATCGGCAAGGAAATCCAGACGGCCTACCTGGAGAGCTACAGCGAATACGGCCAGAACATCTTCGACCGCTATGTCACCTACGCCGACTACTGGATCCAGGACCAGGAGTTCCGCGACGTGGACACGGGCGAAGTGTTCGACCGGGCCGCGCTCAACGCCGAACTCGAGAAGATCGAGCGGCCCGCGGGCATCGGCAATCCGAAGGACTTCCGCAACGAGATCGTCAACTTCGTGCTGCGTGCACGTGCCGGCAACGCCGGGCGCAACCCCGCATGGACGAGTTACGAAAAGCTGCGCGCCGTCATCGAGAAGAAGATGTTCTCCAACACCGAGGAACTCCTGCCGGTGATCAGCTTCAACACGAAGAGCAGTGCCGACGAACAGAAGAAGCACGAAGACTTCGTGACCCGCATGGTCGAAAAGGGCTATACGGCCAAGCAGGTTCGCCTGCTCTGCGAGTGGTACCTGCGGGTACGCAAGAGTTCATAG